In Pectinophora gossypiella chromosome 1, ilPecGoss1.1, whole genome shotgun sequence, one genomic interval encodes:
- the LOC126380591 gene encoding maltase 2-like — protein MKVVFLLPLILAICAANSIARKNKDEPEKDWWQTTIFYQIYPRSFADSNGDGIGDLNGITSKLEYIKELGVGAIWMSPMFQSPMYDFGYDISDFYAVHDEYGTMEDFEALIKRADELDIKVVLDLVPNHTSNESMWFQEALKGHEKYYNYFVWEDGIIDENGNRQPPNNWLSHFRGSAWEYREEVGKYYLHQFVVGQPDLNYRNPDVVEEMKEIIRFWLNKGVAGYRVDAVNALFEVDKEKFGGKYPDEPPSGKVNVDPGSYDTLQHIYTKEQNETYYMVYDWRDVLDEFKAKDGMSRVMMTEVYAAIENVVKYFGEGDRQGAQMPFNFDLINDVDSTSSAADIKRAVEQFLTYKPVDKDANWVVGNHDNSRMATRFGPPLVDGINMITLLLPGIGVTYMGEELGMVDGYISWEETVDPAGCNTNDPINYVAYSRDPERTPFQWNAEKNAGFSTANKTWLPVADGYETLNVEAENAADRSHLKLYKALADIRQNKVFRYGRYESLALNLDVFAFRRWHKNDAYVVVVNVKGNDHIVDLEYFENVDGKVQVELTSVDSPKNKGDKFDAAALPVAPYEALVLKVK, from the exons ATGAAGGTAGTTTTTCTACTGCCTTTGATTTTGGCCATATGTGCTGCAAATAGCATCGCCAGGAAGAATAAGGATGAACCGGAAAAGGATTGGTGGCAAACCACCATTTTCTACCAGATTTACCCTCGTTCGTTCGCTGATAGCAATGGTGATGGCATCGGAGATCTGAAtg GAATTACATCAAAACTGGAATACATCAAAGAACTCGGTGTTGGAGCTATCTGGATGTCACCTATGTTCCAATCACCCATGTACGATTTTGGATATGACATCTCCGATTTTTATGCTGTGCACGACGAATACGGCACCATGGAAGATTTTGAGGCTCTGATAAAGAGAGCCGATGAACTGG ATATCAAAGTGGTTTTGGATTTGGTCCCAAATCATACATCAAACGAGAGTATGTGGTTCCAAGAAGCATTGAAAGGTCATgagaaatattacaattattttgtttgggaaGATGGAATAATTGATGAGAATGGTAACAGACAGCCTCCTAACAATTGG CTCAGTCATTTCCGAGGTAGTGCATGGGAGTACAGGGAAGAAGTGGGAAAATACTACTTGCATCAATTTGTCGTTGGCCAACCTGACCTGAACTACCGCAATCCTGATGTCGTCGAAGAGATGAAG GAAATCATCCGTTTCTGGCTCAATAAAGGTGTCGCTGGATATAGAGTCGACGCTGTCAACGCACTTTTTGAAGTTGACAAAGAGAAGTTCGGTGGGAAGTACCCTGATGAACCCCCATCTGGCAAAGTTAATGTTGACCCTGGCTCATATGACACTCTCCAGCATATTTATACTAAAGAACAAAACGAAACCTATTACATGGTTTATGACTGGAGGGACGTACTAGATGAATTCAAGGCTAAAGACGGCATGTCAAGGGTAATGATGACGGAAGTATATGCTGCTATAGAAAACGTTGTCAAATATTTTGGTGAAGGTGACAGACAGGGAGCACAAATGCCTTTcaattttgatttgattaatgacGTAGATAGTACATCTTCAGCTGCCGATATTAAGCGAGCTGTTGAGCAATTTTTAACGTACAAGCCCGTGGACAAGGATGCCAACTGGGTC gtaGGAAATCATGACAACTCCCGTATGGCTACCAGATTCGGACCACCCTTGGTTGATGGAATTAATATGATTACCTTATTGCTCCCTGGAATCGGAGTTACATACATG GGCGAAGAACTAGGCATGGTTGACGGCTATATAAGCTGGGAAGAGACAGTAGATCCAGCTGGCTGTAACACCAATGACCCTATCAATTATGTGGCGTACTCTAGAGATCCTGAAAGAACACCTTTCCAATGGAATGCTGAGAAAAATGCGG GATTCTCCACCGCTAATAAAACATGGCTGCCAGTAGCTGATGGTTATGAAACTTTAAATGTGGAAGCTGAGAATGCAGCTGACAGGTCCCATCTGAAACTCTACAAAGCTCTCGCAGATATCCGCCAGAACAAAGTATTCAGATATGGACGTTATGAGTCTCTAGCTCTAAATCTTGATGTCTTTGCTTTTCgaag ATGGCACAAGAATGATGCGTACGTCGTAGTCGTGAACGTAAAGGGCAATGATCACATTGTGGACCTCGAGTACTTCGAAAATGTTGATGGAAAAGTTCAAGTTGAGCTTACCAGCGTAGATTCACCAAAGAATAAAGG AGATAAGTTCGATGCCGCTGCTTTGCCTGTCGCGCCGTATGAAGCTCTTGTtctcaaagtaaaataa